The Pithys albifrons albifrons isolate INPA30051 chromosome 5, PitAlb_v1, whole genome shotgun sequence genomic interval GCAGCTCCAAAAGCAGCATCCCTTCCATTTCTGAGCTCTTCACTTTGTTCATAGTGTTATTCACCCCTGTTGGCCTTGCCCTCTTCAGCTAAAGTGCCTTTCTGAATTGGGCAGGCAGCTTCTTCCTTAAGGCCTCTTTATCAGCAGTACTGAGATGACTAGAGACAGTCTGGTGTCATTCGGGCAGCCAATTGATGCAAGGAACAGTGGCTGGGAATATTTCTCTTATCACCTGCAGGCCTAAATGAAGCATTCAGTGTTTATATTGTGCATGTGCTTCACACACAGATGTAAGAGTCAAGCACACAAACCAGACTTTAGCAGCATAGGACTGAGCTGACACTTTGGTCTCCTagatttcaggattccagaGTATGTGGGGGGTGAAAACTATTTTTGTCTAACcattttgtaaaaaatattgaaaaaaaaacttgtTAGCTTTTCTCAGACATGCATGTTTGTCCTGTGCAGATTTCTAATATTGAAATTAAGAAGTAAATACTGTATATATTCAAATGTTGTTAGCTTTTAGAAGGTTAGAGGGCTTTGATTCTTACAGTAATTCCGTAATGTTCATCTTCTCTCCAgttcagagaggagaaaatcaCATTGTCTGTGAACGTAAAATcacttttttgtctttgaacTTTATACTATGTCAGTCTGAGATGATCCTTGTAGTAGGATTATCTTACACTTATTTTGAAACTCGTTCCTTAATTTTATCTGGACAGGGAAGTAGAGCAAGCAGTGCTCTAAAAGCAGTGAGCTGCAAGAATAATCCTGTTTGTTGCTGAATCTGTATATATTTTGCTATTGTCTCAAATGAAGCTCCCTGGAACCAGAAATAATCCTTTTCTCATAAGAGAAAAATTTGACAACAGAAGTCCTTTTAAGAATATATTGAAAATGGTAAATGCAGAGTATATCTTTGGGCAAATTCTCAAATACATAAGAATCCTGGGCAACCAGCCAATTagcagtcttttttttttatctttccccccattttctgctttcatcaTTACTCTCCTATGCTTTATTACAATGGCTCACCTAACTGGAAATTATAATTGACTACTAAACAGCATGAAGAACTGTATGAACACAAGAACATAATGatcaaaaaataattgtttaccTCTCCTTCCAGTTTTTTAGGGCAGAGTTATGAAGCATAACtttaaaacaagttttcttGCTTATCCCACATGATAAACCATGCTTAATTTAATGTAACTCATTCAAAGACAGGTGAAAGGTGGCTACAATGcaattaaatttttcattttcaggtgGGGCTGAGAGCAGTTTTGTACCAGCAGGTTTTCAGATTTGCTCCTGCTATACTGTTAATAGAATGTATTTTTGACAGTAGTTTCTTTAAATAGAAAGATCCTGAGATTGgtttaataaaaaatagatttaaagaCTTGATGCGGTAATATGtgattggtttttttaaagttttatactttattttcattaatgttgcctttttttttccttttttaaggtTGGTTTAGATTATCAAAATCCCTATTTGAATCCATTCAGGGAATTTCAGAGGTGGAAGCACCATCCTAGCGTACAGCCTACTTTGGAGGGTGGAACAAGGATAGCCTATGGTGCCAGAGCATTAAATGAAGGTGGTTTCCAGGTAACATTTTCATGCAATTTCTAACTTTGAGTTCTCTATAGCCATGTGTTTAGTGCTGTGGATTTGGGTTCCATGCTGTGCCTAAAGTTTTGCTGAACAGAAAAGCCTTGTTATCTTGCTGGGTACTGGCTGCTGAGATTTGCTAGACTTAGGGTCTGTGATACTGAAAATCTTCTGATACAGTCATTTACTTTctaaatgaaatacagaatcatagaataatttaggaGGAAAAGACTATTTACATAATTGAGTCCACCCATtaacccagcagtgccaagtGCCCAAGTTCCACATCTACGTCTCATATACGACCAATGATGGTAATTCAACCACTTCTCTGGACAGTTGGTGTCAGTGCTTCCCATGAAGAACCCTTCTTCCCATGAAGGAATTTTCCCTAatgtccagtctaaacctcctatggcacaacttgaggccatttcctcttatcctgtcacttgttacctgggagaagaatCTGACCCCCACTTTGCTACAGTCTCCTTTCAAGTAGTTacagagagcaataaggtctcccctgagcctccttttccccaggctaAACAATTCTAGCTTTCTCAGCCACTCCTTGTACAACTtactctctagacccttcaccagcttccttgcccttctctggacatgttcTGCCACCTCAGTGTCTTGTAGTGAGGGACCCAGAAGTAAACACAGTAGttgaggtgtgacctcaccGGTGTCGAGTATAGGGGATGAAAAACTTTCCTAGTCCTCCTGGCCACACCATGGCTGATCAAAGCCAGGATGACATTGGacttcttgcccacctggacACCCACTGTCTTGTGTTCAGCTGGCTGTCGACAAGCACCACCAGATTCTTTTCTGTGGGGcagttttccagccactctgccccaagCCTGAGgtgctgcatggggttattTTAAACCAAGGACAGGACTCAGTACTTAGCCTTGTTGGCTCTCAATACACCTGGCCTTGGTCCATCGATCGAGCCTgtgcagatccctctgcagaactctcctgccctccagcagatcaacatgCCCACTCAACTTGGTGTCGTCTGTGAACTGACTGAAGGAGCACTCGATCCTCTTGTCCAGGTCATTGATAAAGGTATTAATCAAGGCTGGCCCCAGGACTGgagaaccccactagtgacaggctgccagctggatTTAACTCCATTCACTACCAATCGCTGGGCCCTGCCAGCCAGTCAGTTTTTTACCTAGGAAAGAGTGTGCTAGTCCAAGCCATGAGCAGACAGTGAAGTGCAATTTATATTGCAGTCAAATGGGTTCAGCAGCTAAGACACTACAACCAACCTCTTCTTGTGCCTGGAACCTTGGGGAAGACAGGGTAGTGCCATTCATCTGTTGTTCTTGTGGGGTTGGGGAAGTGTGTCTTCCAAATTACTTGTTTATCCCAGCAGAGGGAACTTCTTTGCAGTTCTTGACCCGTATGTCAATGATGGTGCTGAAATTGCAATGTAGTTTGTGAGGTAAATCTTCACCTTGTCAACTACAGACACCCTGAGTATCTTTCATGTACAACTTTGAATTGCTGCTGTCTTGGGAGGTGGAATACTTTGTTGTGTTCCCTTAAGGAGTCTAAGAggtaaaattttaaattcaagaCTTAAAGTTAGTTGAAAGGGGTGGAACAGCTTGCAATAAAAATAGTCTAGAGCTTATATTTAACAGCTTTAAGTTTCAACCTGTATAAGCTTCTTGTGTGGGAATCTTGGAACACAGGACATGGCTGTGTGTCCTGTACTCCCAGACACATCTTACAGATGCTCCTTTCAGTTTGGAGCTTGAAACTAGCCTGGGTGTTCGGATCCGCAGGCTGTGTGTGGGTCTGTTCCGCTCTGCTCTCTGACtactttgtctttcctttttgaaCTTCTTAGTGTAAATGTGGCTTTGTGCTGTTTTTACAATCCAAGTGGAAGTTCAGCTGCAGCATAACTCTTGTCACAGTCATGTGTAGTCAGGCTTTGACCCCAGTGTGCACACCTGCTAGTGAGCCGTGTGGGTTCATGAAGCAACTTCTTGGTTACATGTGATACACATCTAATAAATCTGAGGGTTGATTTTGTCCACTCTAGAGGAAATGCGTCATATCACTGCTGTGTTACTGGTTTATTTCAGAAACCATTGTCACTCCATTATTAACCATATAAGATAAAAAATACCAAGAGGTTTTTAACCTACGCCTTTATGCCAGAAGGGATTCTGTTTCCACCTGTGCACTGGTTTCTGTATCACGGATAGTCATTATTGAATTTCTGGATTTGGTGAAGTAGCCAGATTGTGACTTCAGTTGCATCCTCCTTACACTGCTCAAAACATATGGCTGAAAgaacacagtattttttaattcacttaCAGACATTGTTTGTGCTAAGTCCTACAATCAGTAGGACTACAGCTCTTGTGCATCTCTGCTGAATCTTTGGACTTCTTTGCTGGACTTAAACCAACATGTCCCttactttgcatttttcctaatataaaagcatgttttgctttggttttttattgtttggttttttaatttcctgtagATAGATATGTCTAGTTAATCATGAAGTCATGCttttgaaagactttttttaatacatgccttcagtaaaaaaaaactTTATTGATGATTCACTTAAGAAGTTTTAAGATTAGCTCTTCTTTTGCACGTGTTGCTTCGATTAATAACTGTAGCAGTCTGACTCATTTGTATCCCTGTAGTCCAGGAATATTTTCTTACATAAGTGATTCTGTACCTCCAGTTTTTGAATTTGGTGACTAGTATTGCATCAAATAGTTGTTTAGAATTACCATCaatctttgctctttttttgtcTGTAGTAGATAACTTTGTCATCATGTTCTTCAGTCTTtaacagaggaagaggagagcaCACTAGTCCATGCTCTTGGATGGTTTTTGGGATATATGAAAGGAGGGGACAGAGTTTAGTAGACTGCATCTATATAGCAGTTATGTTTATTAAAATTGCAATATCAAGCACTTAAGAAATTACTATGCACCCTCTGTTTTGTCTCTATTTTATCAAAAACTTGGAAAAGTATAAAAgttttttggaaaaaatagaAGGTATTGCTGTTGTTCAGCAGTGTATGTTATGCGTAtcaggggcagggggagagaagCTTTCATATTGATGACCCATTCAAGTGTCGTATATCAGATTCAACAGATTTTAAGCCCCAAGCTGAGCTAAGGGGAGGAAGAATGAGAAGTTCCTGTCTGCTGGCAGTAAGGACTCTGTAGGCAGCAGGTGtctccccttcttcccttctccagaccAACCTTGTTTGGTGTCTGTATAtcaggggcagggagagcttgTGCCATACTGGCATGATGTGTCTTCAACTGACTGTGGAAACAGGCACCAAGTGCCATAGTACTAATAATGAGAGTTACTAACAAAGCTGCAGTATACGTGCTACTTCTGTGTTGTACGACTAATCTTTAATCTCATTTATTCTTTAGCAGTTTGTTGGTCACTATGTGTGTATTAAGTGAAACAGTGGTTACAGAAGAAAAGTACTCGATCACCATCTTTTTATGCAACACAAATAGTCAAGAAATCTTTCTATGGTTATGTCAGTGCTGCATCATTGCATCCTAATAGATAAAATAGAGTGgctgttttctgtgaaaagagAGGACATCCCACATACTTAATCCCTCTGAAATACTGTTATGTAGTTGAACTTAAAACTTCTGGTCCCAGAAAAGTAAGTTGTAAGTTGTAGAGTTGTATTTTCAGTCTAAATTACTTTTCCTGTGACCCCAAATCATTAAGTCGGTAATTAAACAAATGGCACTAAACACGGGAAATGCTGCGAGGTACAACTTTTTCTTAGAGACTCCTGTATGACTATTCAAAAGTAAGCAGTGCTGAATGAATAGTAAACAGATAAAAATTGAACAAGCAGAAAGACTTTTGGTTTGGGTTATCTTGAATTCCAAGGGATATATTTTTGGACATTTTTCATGAAATAATACCACTTGTTTGGGGTCAAGTTATTTAGGCCATTCCAACATGAATTCTTTCAGgcagttttaataaaaagatgCTAGAATCATAAGTGCTGCTCAGTACTCAAGACTTTTGGAGGAAGGCTATGTTCAAAACTTACCTTCAGCAATCTGAGACCTAGGCTTTGATCACAACTTTCTGCTCAAAGTACTGCTGTCAGtccacattttgaaaatctgccCTAAAATCTTAGTCTCATTGGATGATAGTAACAATAACTATCTTGATAGTTAAGTTATTCCTTAATATAGGTATAtaacatagtatattaatacTGTAGACATGATATTTGCAAATCATCTGGCTTAGGTTTGTGAATTGACTGCACTCAATGACATCATGCTTACAGAATGGGAATAAGTTGATGATTTTGCACCAAAATATATTTGGTGACTGCTGAGCAACTTCTGAAATAAGGgggaggacaggcagggcaCTGTGCAGTTTCATATAAaaagatttctgaaaaaaagcacTGCAAGATAAGATGCATACAGCTTACTGTGGAAATCAGGGAAACAAAATGGgggtttgggtctttttttaaagaattcatatgaagctgaaggagggaaacAGTATCAGTGGGTGACATTACCAGAGCTGTGTTGCAGATAAAGCAACTGGAGAGAGGATATAAGGAAAATGTTGTCATTCTTTCATAATCAGCACAAGTAGAATGCCTGTGTTCCTATACACATATGATGCTAAAATTCCTTGATGAAATGGAGTAACTGGTTTATGTTTAGACAGTGCACCTGCAAGTCTGAAAATGTAAAGGACACTCAAACCTTATGCCAGTTTAATTTCCAGAatgttattttcagtttaaaatacaagaacaaacaaactgcctttctttctgttttctcttcagtCAATACCCAAACTCACTTTCCCAGGTGGATTATTAATTGGTTGCAGTCCTGGACTCATGAATGTTCCTAAGATCAAAGGGACACATACCGCAATGAAAAGCGGCATGTTGGCTTCAGAAGCCATTTTCAGTCAACTAATCAATGAAAATCTCCAATCAAAGACAATAGGTAAGATCACTGTACTTTGAGTTGTAATTCCCTTGTGTTCAATGAGAACTACCAACAGCTAATAACAGTAATTTAATGTGGCTGAATGAATTAGTTGGAAATGTGAATAAATCATGAAATAGGTGTGTTTAAGATATATctgttgttttcatttactCTTGATAATATCAAATGATttaagaaagaaggaaattaataaaGTTTTGCTCGGTTATTCTTAAGTATTTATCCTAGTGCTAGAACAAAATTACACCTTTAGGGACCATCTGAAAAGCTCATGCTTCTTATATAAGTAAACAAGAATAATAAATTGTGTTCCTACAAACATGTTAAAAATTTAGTGCCTTAGGATTCAGAAAGTGTTACTGAACGactgcagaaagagaaaaaaagaaccaatTAAATGTAAGTGAAAGAGTGAGATTTTTCAAATTTGCTCTTCACTGTTAAGATACTTTTTTCATTCagtcctttttttctgtcttttaatcCTTTAGTCATCTCAGTTTGAGATCATGTGCATTTCATTTTATACATAATGCAAGCACATTGAAGTATTCTCCTGCTCCTGACCACCGTGTAGTGATTTGTTTACACCTTGGTTATCCCCTTAAATCCGTTAACAGTGACTGTACAGAGACAGAATTTCAGTCATTCTGGAGATGGACACTATAGCCAGTTGCCACAGAACGATTATTTTAGAAATCTCTTCTCTGTACCGGTGCATTCAGGCCCAATGAGCTCTCATTCAGCTGAAACATGCCATACACAGAAGGCGTGCTGAACAATTAAAACTTCTATTAGGACAGGCTAAAATACTTAGAATCAATCCATCTGAAATGATAAACACTCTTGATGGGTAGTGGGCCACTCTTGTTTGATTATGGACAGATTTTATACACCAGTTTTCTCAAGGCTGAAATATTATACTTCCTTCTCTTCAGAGAGATAATGGGCTTTCTTCAGAGCCCTATGTGAGATGGGAAATACAGACTGAAGCGTGTTTTTCATGTATAGACAAGGCTTAAAACTGATTATTTAGAACATTTATTTCTATACAATAGTAATGGAGAATGGCAGAGGGAAAGCTGtcaaataatttccatttgaggaatttttttctaagataATTACTTGAACTAAAATGCAGTAGTTAAAAGTATGCAGTGTCTAGTATTTGTAAAGAATACAATCCAAGTTTGTAGTCAAATATATCTCATTAATGTGTTGATTACAAAGTTGTCTAGCATTGGCATCATCCATTGAGCCATAGGCATATTTACTGAAATGGGAATGTTTGTGGTTGCAAAACTTCTAAGGAAGAAGCTTTTGAATCTGACCTTAGAATTGCAAACCTGGCTTTGGATCACAGGTAAATGCTACTGGTCAGTGCTCACATGCTATGAGCAAGTAGCTGTTTTCCCAATGCAGCCACCTGGCTGATTATATTTTGATGAGGTTTGAGGCAATTCAATACTGCCTGTGGCTTATTTTAATAGAGGCTCCTAAAAGGAGCAGTCGGTATCTACCAACAAAACAGATCTCTTTAAGACGGTGAAACAAATTGTCTAGTAAATTCCCAGCCTGTGATTCTGAAGTTCTTGTTTTGCTGACTTGGCTGTCAGCAGTTGCCTTTATTCAGcacttacatttttatttcaaggatAGTATTGATGTACTGTGGGTACCTAACAAGTAATGTCCTGCCTTAGGACTTGATGTGCAAGAATATGAGGAGAACCTGAAGAAGTCCTGGGTCTGGAAAGAGCTGTATGCAGTTAGAAACATCCGCCCATCCTGCCATAGCATACTTGGTGTGTACGGAGGGATGATTTACACGGGAGTATTTTATTGGCTACTGAGAGGAATGGAACCATGGACATTAAAACATCCAGGTAAATTCATAATATGTCAGTCTTTTCTGGTCTTAATTGAAGCTAGTGCACATCTGGTCCAGTAGTGAGGCTTTGAAAGGTAGAAACAGTTAAGGCATTAAAGCAGACCTTGTCATATTACCTGCCATATAATGTAAATTAAGACATTAAAACACTGCTTAGTGTTTTTCATGAGACAAAAAACTATACTATCTTTTATGAAGTACTTCATTCTGATGACAAGGGAAGCTAAAATAGCTTAGTAAAATTGTTCTTGAATAACTGCAAATTACAGTAATTTAATACTGAATgctatttaattaaaaatatatttaggaCCAGATTTTGCCCAGCTCAAGCCAGCCAAAGATTGCACGCCTATTGAATACCCAAAGCCTGAtggaaaaatcagttttgacCTCCTCTCATCTGTGGCTTTAAGTGGTACAAACCATGAACATGACCAACCTGCACATTTAACTCTCAAAGATGACAGTGTCCCTGTGAGCAGGAATCTCGCTCTATTTGATGGACCAGAACAAAGATTTTGTCCAGCAGGTAGGTAATAAAATAGTGTCTCAGCTGTTTTCAAAAAGAATCTGCCTGGCCTACTATACTACTTCCTTCAAGCATTCTGTCTCAAGTCTGCTCTCAGAGAGGGGTTCAAGTGCATGTTGTTAAGTATGTTAACAGTTCTTTCATGACGAAATAACTATTAAACATGGGAAGAAGGCTGGTGAATCACACTAGTAATGTCCTTCCCTCATTATGCTTGCTGGTAAGTACATACAGGCAGGGGGAAACTTCAGTGAACTGATAGCTCCATTTTGGTCTTTATAGGAGTCTACGAGTATATTCCTCTGGAAACAGGAGAAGGATCAAGGCTGCAGATTAATGCTCAGAACTGTGTCCACTGTAAAACATGTGATATTAAAGACCCAAGTCAGAACATTAACTGGGTAGTGCCTGAAGGTGGAGGAGGACCAGCTTATAATGGGATGTAAACTGACACACCTATTCAGTGACTTCTGATCGCCAGCAAATATGTTGGAGTATTTTATGCTGCAGTGTAATTTATGTACAGCACTGACTTGAATGTTAAGTTTGAGACTAATACGCCATTTTGAATTTTACATATGACTATTGCATTAAATGGAAAATTGGTGCCTTCTGATTAAACTCTAGCCTTATTTAAATAGGACTTCTTTACAGGAGTTGCATCTCAGGCCAAAAACTTAAGTTCCTCTTGGTACTGATAAAGGAACTTTGTATCTTGGATTTACTGCTGAAGTTCACTGATAACAGGAGCAATATCCAGAATTGTGGTTCCAGTGGAAGAATTTGGTAGGCACCCTTAAAAAAAGAGTTATTTTCTCTTAGCTGGAGTGATTTACTATATGTAATCCTACCCTGCAGTCAGGGAAATAGATAACTCCAGAAAATCGTCACTGGGTTTAAATGTTACATGTTTTACATCAAATTTACAGTTgggtgtctttttttcctgataataGTAGAGAATACAACTCGTAATGTGGTTTAAAAAAGTAATACTTGCACCTTCATTCTATGTCTATGTACCTTACAAGAAATCAGGCCGGCTCTAATAAAAACTCAGTACTAAGAAAAAGCCTAAATTGCCTTGGGGTGAAACCATACGGCCTAGGAAGCACTACTAAGCTGGAAAAACACAACCACTATTTATTTACACATTAGAACCATACCTAAGATGCAAAACACTACagcttaacaaaaaaaaaagaaagccacatGACCTTTGAACAGTTTGTCTTTATTATTAGACTTTGTGTTGTAAACACAAAACTGCAGCAGAGAGCAAAtgaaagaagcagctctgtttaTCCTTCTGCGTGAGTTAGTGCATAGATTTaaatgtttaggaaaaaaatcaagcaaacaTTTTAGCATAAgctgctttctctttctccttttggGCTTTTATCTTCTGCTTGATTTTGAGTGTTTCCGTCTGAATAgctgattaaaaagaaaaatcatgacAGAGTTAGAGTAATCACTTTAAATCAGGTCTCTTAATAGGTTAAGACCAAATCACACTGCTGAACTTTATTTAATAAAACTGCCTTTAACCTTGGTCGGATACTAGCAGCAAAAAGCCTTGTCCCTGATTTTGAGTTACCTGCTCCGGTAACCACATCGAGGAGTGTACAGCAAGCACAGTATTGGTGCTGCCACAGAATTTATGAGCTAGTAAGAGCCCGGTGAGATTGGGACATGGTTCAAGAGGAATGCTGCTGACCTACATAAGCAGGTTCCAGTGCAAACAGAAGCATCACCAGGTTTTCCACCTCACTGGGCTCTGTGCTCAAAACATCAGTTTAAAAAGCCAGCATTTCAGGCATCACACTGGCATGAATTTCTACTAAATACTACCCTGGTACTTTGTTAAATTCTTAACaaattttataaagaaacaattttattttacctttgtCCTCAGGGGCTATTTCATGAGCCTTTTTAAGATCAGCcttaaataaaagagaaatataaattaatgtTCTGATGAAATTTTTAgatttaaggggaaaaaaggtgatCATTACCAGTGCCTGATCGAGATCTTTTATTCCCTGCCATCCTTGAGCCCGTCTGTAGAGAGCTTTAGTATTTGCTGGATCTATTTTAAGAGCCtgtaaatttaataaaattgcCACATTAACATTTCTTATACTTCACAGCCTCCCATCTCCACAAATGGCAAAATTCACACCAGCAGACAATCTTCCCAGTTAGTTTTAGGGTAAACTGTCAAAACATTAACTGTATAAAAAA includes:
- the ETFDH gene encoding electron transfer flavoprotein-ubiquinone oxidoreductase, mitochondrial isoform X2, coding for MERFAEEADVVIVGGGPAGLSAAIRLKQLAAEHSKEIRVCLVEKASQIGAHTLSGACLEPRSLEELFPDWKERGAPLKTPVTEDKFGILTKTSRIPVPILPGLPMVNHGNYIVRLGHFVSWLGEQAEALGVEIYPGCAAAEVLFHEDGSVKGIATNDVGIQKDGAPKATFERGLELHAKVTVFAEGCHGHLAKQMYKKYNLRENCQPQSYGIGLKELWTIDEKKWKPGRVEHTVGWPLDRHTYGGSFLYHLNEGEPLVALGFVVGLDYQNPYLNPFREFQRWKHHPSVQPTLEGGTRIAYGARALNEGGFQSIPKLTFPGGLLIGCSPGLMNVPKIKGTHTAMKSGMLASEAIFSQLINENLQSKTIGLDVQEYEENLKKSWVWKELYAVRNIRPSCHSILGVYGGMIYTGVFYWLLRGMEPWTLKHPGPDFAQLKPAKDCTPIEYPKPDGKISFDLLSSVALSGTNHEHDQPAHLTLKDDSVPVSRNLALFDGPEQRFCPAGVYEYIPLETGEGSRLQINAQNCVHCKTCDIKDPSQNINWVVPEGGGGPAYNGM